Proteins found in one Hippopotamus amphibius kiboko isolate mHipAmp2 chromosome 12, mHipAmp2.hap2, whole genome shotgun sequence genomic segment:
- the LOC130833950 gene encoding signal-regulatory protein beta-1-like has translation MHVPASSSHLPLPSLLLPLLLGLTGVAGEDELQVIQPERSVSFAAGETATLRCTVTSLHPVGPVAWFRGTGPGRELIYSQKGGPFPRAATVSDTTRRNNTDFSIRISNITPADAGVYYCVKFKKGEPNDTEVKPGPGTWLFVRDKPSVPEISGPSNRASPGQAVNLTCTSTGFFPKNIHLKWFENGVEHPAHQTLIVPPGDAFSYTIISTTLVTLALSSLYSQVTCQVDHSELQSPLSGHVNISKFLQVVPTVNTSAQHVPSLQLTILTCHVQRFYPKGMHITWQGRKGCFRTCGAFTPTKNPDGTFSQDNHILVNISEEKSLFTCQVWLEAQALVQSSMQLSELIELQASLGE, from the exons ATGCATGTCCCTGCCTCCTCATCCCACCTGCCTCTGCCATCCTTGCTGCTGCCTCTGTTACTGGGACTCACAG GAGTGGCAGGTGAGGACGAGCTACAGGTGATTCAGCCTGAGAGGTCAGTGTCATTTGCAGCAGGAGAGACGGCCACTCTGCGCTGCACCGTGACCTCCCTGCACCCCGTGGGGCCCGTCGCCTGGTTCAGGGGAACTGGGCCAGGACGGGAGTTAATCTACAGTCAAAAAGGAGGCCCCTTCCCCCGAGCAGCAACTGTTTCAGATACTACAAGGAGAAACAACACGGACTTTTCCATCCGCATCAGTAACATCACCCCAGCAGACGCTGGTGTCTACTACTGTGTGAAATTCAAGAAAGGAGAACCTAATGACACGGAGGTTAAGCCTGGACCAGGCACCTGGCTCTTTGTGCGTG ATAAGCCCTCTGTCCCAGAGATTTCTGGCCCCTCCAACAGGGCCAGTCCGGGCCAGGCAGTGAATCTCACCTGCACATCAACAGGCTTCTTTCCCAAAAACATACATCTCAAGTGGTTTGAAAATGGTGTGGAGCATCCAGCCCATCAGACCCTCATCGTCCCACCTGGAGATGCTTTCTCCTACACCATCATCAGCACCACCCTGGTGACCCTGGCCTTGTCCTCACTCTACTCCCAGGTCACCTGCCAAGTGGATCACAGTGAACTGCAGAGTCCCCTCAGTGGGCATGTGAACATCTCCAAATTCCTTCAAG TTGTTCCCACAGTGAATACATCAGCACAGCATGTTCCAAGCCTCCAGCTGACCATCCTCACCTGTCATGTGCAAAGGTTTTACCCCAAAGGCATGCATATCACCTGGCAGGGGAGAAAAGGATGCTTCAGGACCTGTGGGGCCTTCACTCCCACCAAGAACCCAGATGGCACATTCAGCCAAGACAATCATATCCTGGTCAACATCTCAGAGGAAAAAAGCCTGTTCACCTGCCAAGTTTGGCTTGAGGCCCAGGCACTGGTCCAGTCCAGCATGCAGCTGAGCGAGCTTATAGAACTGCAGGCGAGTTTGGGTGAGTAG